A single genomic interval of Sebastes umbrosus isolate fSebUmb1 chromosome 11, fSebUmb1.pri, whole genome shotgun sequence harbors:
- the sec61b gene encoding protein transport protein Sec61 subunit beta, producing MPGPAASATNVGASSRSPSKTVAPRAAGSTVRQRKATSSGTRSGGRTTGSAGTGGMWRFYTEDSPGLKVGPVPVLVMSLLFIASVFMLHIWGKYTRS from the exons ATG CCTGGACCAGCAGCAAGTGCAACCAATGTTGGGGCGTCTAGCCGTTCCCCCAGTAAGACAGTGGCTCCCCGCGCAGCCGGCTCCACAGTCAGAcagag GAAAGCTACCAGCAGCGGTACACGCAGCGGTGGCAGGACCACAGGATCGGCAGGCACCGGCGGCATGTGGCGCTTCTACACAGAAGACTCGCCAGGCCTCAAAGT CGGCCCGGTGCCAGTGCTGGTGATGAGTCTGCTCTTCATTGCTTCGGTCTTCATGCTGCACATCTGGGGGAAGTACACCCGCTCTTAA